From Actinosynnema mirum DSM 43827, a single genomic window includes:
- a CDS encoding tetratricopeptide repeat protein — protein MAESTFDAFRKAEALLAERRPLEALRALEPVLEEAPGEPSVHLLAGRAYLGSAQFSRAEGAFRKVLEIDPSDYYARFALGRTLQRQSRLPEALTQFRMAVAMNPTPEYQEALGELSARLAVERDASG, from the coding sequence ATGGCCGAGAGCACGTTCGACGCCTTCCGCAAGGCGGAGGCACTGCTGGCGGAGCGCCGTCCTCTGGAGGCGCTGCGCGCGCTGGAACCGGTACTGGAGGAGGCCCCTGGGGAACCCTCCGTGCACCTGCTCGCCGGGCGGGCCTACCTGGGGTCGGCGCAGTTCAGCCGCGCCGAGGGGGCGTTCAGGAAGGTCCTGGAGATCGACCCGTCCGACTACTACGCGCGGTTCGCGCTGGGCAGGACGCTGCAGCGGCAGTCCCGGCTGCCGGAGGCGCTGACCCAGTTCAGGATGGCCGTCGCGATGAACCCGACGCCGGAGTACCAGGAGGCGCTGGGCGAGCTGAGCGCCCGCCTGGCCGTGGAGCGCGACGCCTCGGGGTGA